The following coding sequences lie in one Synechococcus sp. PCC 7336 genomic window:
- a CDS encoding TIR domain-containing protein: MTFERDVFISYAHIDNQPLLEGQEGWVSRFHHTLERRLAQLLGKEPKIWRDLKLQGNDYFGDTIVEQFPKVALLLLVLSPRYAKSEWCLKELQHFCQAAEQSLGVRAAGNKSRIFKAIKTPLPLEDHPKELQGLLGYEFFEFDAAHRPVEYSREFGPEMELKYVARINDLAYDIVQLLAQLEAEAESSHELAVSPSGKIVYLAETSPALTEARDKIRRELQLSGHSVLPDRPLPYSSEFSEVIQKALARCDMSVHLLAAGETSAGADRSFAAQLPQIEAARMREQLQLAAACGRDKPGFAQILWLPSDRERDYWAQAIADLPGKPDVLQTGLEELKTLIQARIERPVPTATMGNGTGGRPQVYLDFDRRDFDAPELEQLYEYLEQQFRVETPDYEAGEGVESSEEKLRRSDGVLIYYGRASGLWFKRRLNALRKSLASVRSELPRAVYVGNPMTPSKQELQVPGLAVIRELETFSPELLQPFALQLNRSQGG; the protein is encoded by the coding sequence ATGACGTTCGAGCGAGATGTCTTCATTAGCTACGCCCACATCGACAACCAGCCTTTGCTCGAAGGGCAGGAGGGTTGGGTTAGCCGCTTTCACCACACACTGGAGAGGCGGCTGGCTCAGTTGTTAGGTAAGGAGCCGAAGATTTGGCGCGATCTGAAGCTGCAGGGGAACGACTACTTTGGCGACACGATTGTGGAGCAATTTCCGAAGGTTGCTCTGCTGCTCTTGGTGCTTTCGCCGCGCTATGCAAAGTCAGAATGGTGCCTGAAGGAATTGCAGCATTTTTGTCAGGCAGCCGAGCAATCGCTTGGGGTGCGTGCGGCGGGCAATAAATCTCGCATTTTTAAAGCGATCAAAACGCCGCTCCCTTTAGAAGACCATCCCAAAGAACTGCAAGGATTGCTGGGATACGAGTTTTTCGAGTTCGATGCTGCGCACCGACCGGTGGAGTACAGCCGCGAATTTGGCCCAGAAATGGAGCTGAAGTATGTGGCGAGGATCAACGATTTAGCTTATGACATCGTGCAGCTTTTAGCGCAGTTGGAGGCTGAAGCTGAATCGTCCCACGAACTTGCGGTTTCGCCCTCTGGGAAGATTGTGTATCTGGCGGAGACGAGTCCGGCACTGACTGAAGCTAGGGATAAGATTCGGCGGGAGTTGCAGCTATCGGGTCACTCGGTTCTGCCCGATCGCCCTTTACCCTATTCCAGCGAATTTAGCGAAGTGATTCAAAAGGCACTGGCTCGGTGCGACATGTCCGTTCACTTGCTGGCGGCTGGAGAGACCTCTGCAGGGGCAGATCGGTCATTTGCTGCACAGTTACCCCAGATCGAAGCAGCTCGAATGCGAGAGCAATTGCAGCTAGCAGCAGCCTGCGGTCGAGACAAGCCGGGGTTTGCTCAGATTCTTTGGCTACCCAGCGATCGCGAGCGAGACTATTGGGCACAGGCGATCGCGGATTTGCCGGGAAAACCCGATGTGTTGCAGACTGGCCTGGAGGAGCTGAAAACGCTGATCCAAGCGCGGATCGAGCGTCCAGTTCCCACAGCAACTATGGGGAATGGGACGGGGGGACGACCTCAGGTGTACTTGGACTTCGACCGGCGAGACTTCGATGCGCCAGAGTTGGAACAGCTTTACGAGTATTTAGAACAGCAGTTTCGGGTGGAGACACCGGACTACGAAGCAGGGGAAGGCGTAGAGAGTTCTGAGGAGAAGTTGCGGCGATCGGATGGGGTACTGATTTATTACGGGCGGGCCAGTGGGCTGTGGTTCAAGCGGCGGTTGAATGCGTTGCGCAAGAGTCTGGCCTCCGTCCGGTCGGAGTTGCCTCGGGCGGTGTATGTGGGGAACCCGATGACGCCGAGCAAGCAGGAACTGCAGGTGCCGGGGCTGGCGGTGATTCGCGAGTTGGAGACGTTTTCGCCAGAGTTGCTGCAGCCGTTTGCCCTGCAGTTGAATCGATCGCAGGGAGGGTAG